The proteins below come from a single Iocasia fonsfrigidae genomic window:
- a CDS encoding response regulator transcription factor, producing the protein MIKTLIVEDDIFDYSHLKNMISWAEHGFLLYDVVKNGNEAVEIIDNKEIDLVITDMSMPGKDGIEIIKYIRSYYPDIKVLAISGYDDFRYVKQSLKLGALDYILKHNLTPDSLLTTLKSIKEAVVKEENSNREKEMLARQLKTGRHTLVENAINKLVKEGVESEKQARKELISLGIKLYFEKIVVVAVQLDNYDFLKEKYLDSELSDLKKSFSSMANEILKDMALAVLSFLEDGKFVILFSFKNKSSEQGIFNQVTTTVNRLRTTIKQNFNLTACFAIADICHHINRINQYYTRAEQLLKKKFYYGKDKIFYYTSANKVKSNVNFLGIKEEKELLDSIKRMDKKEMISLIRDIFDQIMESQPSINSVKLTIISFINIVNKVAKEYSIELSRFYKYGDNPYEQLYKYDTFQELKEWIINIYTDFLDYLQGKYNAQNYSGITGEAMSYVDQHYKDDINLSIVADRIGVNSSYLSRKFKKDSGQGFIQYLNYVRIREAKSLIASTNCQIKEIVPEVGFNNYNYFFKVFKGIQGMTPVEYEESIRDSKN; encoded by the coding sequence ATGATTAAGACCTTGATTGTTGAGGATGATATTTTTGATTACAGTCATTTAAAGAATATGATATCCTGGGCAGAACATGGTTTTTTACTTTATGATGTGGTAAAAAACGGAAATGAAGCAGTTGAAATTATTGATAATAAGGAAATAGACCTGGTAATAACAGATATGTCTATGCCAGGGAAAGATGGTATAGAGATAATAAAATATATAAGAAGCTATTATCCTGATATAAAAGTGCTGGCTATTAGTGGTTATGATGATTTTAGGTATGTAAAACAGAGTTTAAAGCTGGGGGCACTTGATTATATCTTAAAACATAATTTAACCCCAGATTCATTATTGACCACTCTCAAATCAATAAAAGAGGCTGTAGTTAAAGAAGAAAATTCAAATAGGGAAAAGGAAATGTTGGCAAGGCAGCTAAAGACAGGTAGACATACCCTTGTTGAAAATGCAATAAATAAGCTGGTGAAAGAAGGGGTAGAAAGTGAAAAACAGGCCAGAAAAGAGCTTATCTCGTTAGGTATTAAACTTTATTTCGAAAAAATAGTAGTAGTTGCTGTCCAGCTAGACAATTATGATTTTCTTAAAGAGAAATATCTGGATAGTGAGCTTAGTGATTTAAAAAAATCATTTAGCAGTATGGCTAATGAGATACTTAAAGATATGGCGTTAGCTGTGCTTTCTTTTCTGGAGGACGGAAAGTTTGTTATTTTATTTTCGTTTAAAAATAAAAGTAGTGAACAGGGTATCTTCAATCAGGTAACAACTACGGTTAATAGATTAAGGACTACTATCAAGCAAAACTTTAATCTAACAGCCTGCTTTGCTATTGCAGATATCTGCCATCATATTAACAGGATAAATCAATACTATACTAGGGCTGAGCAATTACTCAAGAAAAAATTTTATTATGGAAAAGATAAGATTTTTTACTATACCTCTGCCAATAAAGTAAAGAGTAATGTTAATTTTTTGGGTATAAAGGAAGAAAAGGAACTGCTGGATTCAATAAAGAGGATGGATAAAAAAGAGATGATTTCCCTGATAAGAGATATCTTTGATCAAATAATGGAATCCCAACCCAGTATAAATTCAGTGAAATTAACTATTATTTCTTTTATAAATATTGTTAATAAGGTTGCTAAAGAATATTCAATAGAACTCTCTAGATTCTATAAGTATGGGGATAATCCCTATGAACAGTTATATAAATATGATACCTTTCAGGAATTAAAAGAATGGATCATAAATATTTATACTGATTTTCTGGACTACTTACAGGGGAAATATAATGCCCAAAACTATAGTGGGATAACAGGTGAGGCGATGTCATATGTCGATCAGCACTATAAGGATGATATTAATTTGAGTATTGTGGCTGATAGGATTGGGGTAAATAGCTCATATTTAAGCAGGAAGTTCAAAAAAGACTCTGGTCAGGGTTTTATCCAGTATCTTAATTATGTACGAATTAGAGAAGCCAAGTCCTTAATTGCCAGTACTAATTGTCAGATTAAGGAGATTGTGCCTGAGGTTGGGTTCAATAATTATAATTATTTCTTTAAGGTCTTTAAGGGTATTCAGGGTATGACACCAGTAGAATATGAAGAATCTATCAGGGACAGTAAAAATTAA
- a CDS encoding family 16 glycosylhydrolase: protein MKKGIKLAIILLSSLMVFSGLVFAQANDMLNIIGNGDFTKELSLNQPDEEGFVDTKGSWVLHTNSGGIVKGYLENGAFKAEVTDAGQQEHSIQLMQGPVNLERGKKYQITFDARSDSNNGIVIKLGADARRSWTAYIQDNKTLSTEMKTYQVEFVMGQKTDENTRFEIWLLNEGNYWIDNIVLKETGQVEMVAEGTKTEADEDKVENWELVWSEEFNSSEINTDIWNFQLGNGPDWNQDGSPDAWGNEEAEYYTEDNAYIENGKLVIEAREETRIDMGKRLHYTSARLNTKDKYTFKYGRIEVRAKLPEGGQGIWPAIWLLGSNEDTAIWPACGEIDIMEYLGHEPNIIHGTSHGPVSAGPGIGHKYELPLGEKFSDKYHDFILEWDEDELEFYVDDVLYHVVNKHEAGEADWVFDHDFYMLLNLAVGGSWPGYPDETTPFPQTMKVDYVRYYQDTDPRTIDDEKWDSEYEEMY from the coding sequence ATGAAAAAAGGAATTAAATTAGCGATTATTTTATTATCTAGTCTTATGGTTTTTTCTGGTTTAGTATTTGCTCAGGCTAATGATATGCTCAATATTATTGGAAATGGTGACTTTACTAAAGAACTTTCTTTAAATCAGCCTGATGAAGAAGGCTTTGTTGATACTAAAGGTAGCTGGGTTTTACATACAAATTCTGGTGGCATAGTAAAGGGTTATTTAGAAAATGGAGCATTTAAAGCAGAAGTAACTGATGCTGGTCAACAAGAACATTCTATACAATTAATGCAAGGACCTGTTAATTTAGAAAGAGGTAAGAAATATCAAATTACTTTTGATGCCAGGTCAGATAGCAATAATGGTATAGTAATCAAGTTGGGGGCAGATGCCCGTAGGAGTTGGACTGCTTATATACAGGATAACAAAACATTATCTACAGAGATGAAAACATATCAAGTTGAATTTGTGATGGGTCAAAAAACAGATGAAAATACTCGATTCGAGATATGGCTTCTCAATGAAGGTAATTATTGGATCGATAATATAGTATTAAAAGAAACTGGACAGGTTGAAATGGTTGCAGAAGGTACAAAAACAGAAGCAGATGAAGATAAAGTTGAGAACTGGGAACTAGTTTGGAGTGAAGAATTTAATAGTTCTGAAATAAATACTGATATCTGGAATTTTCAATTAGGCAATGGTCCTGATTGGAATCAGGATGGATCACCTGATGCCTGGGGTAATGAAGAAGCAGAATACTATACTGAGGATAATGCTTATATAGAAAATGGTAAGTTAGTTATAGAAGCAAGAGAAGAAACTCGAATAGATATGGGCAAAAGACTACATTATACATCTGCAAGGCTGAACACAAAAGATAAATATACCTTTAAATATGGTAGGATTGAAGTAAGAGCTAAATTACCAGAGGGAGGACAGGGAATATGGCCAGCCATCTGGTTGTTAGGGAGTAATGAGGATACTGCTATCTGGCCTGCCTGTGGAGAAATTGATATTATGGAATATCTTGGTCATGAACCAAATATTATACATGGAACATCACATGGCCCTGTTAGTGCAGGCCCAGGAATAGGTCATAAATATGAGTTACCGTTAGGTGAAAAGTTCTCTGATAAATATCATGATTTTATCTTAGAATGGGATGAAGATGAATTAGAATTCTATGTAGATGATGTTTTATACCATGTAGTAAATAAACATGAAGCAGGAGAGGCAGATTGGGTATTTGATCATGATTTTTATATGCTACTTAATCTGGCAGTCGGCGGTTCCTGGCCTGGTTATCCAGATGAGACAACACCATTTCCTCAAACAATGAAAGTCGACTATGTTAGATATTATCAAGATACAGATCCTCGGACTATTGACGATGAAAAATGGGATTCAGAATATGAGGAAATGTATTAA
- a CDS encoding sensor histidine kinase — MRLAFFKRFLELFYNKIRGIKIHYRLIILFLLLSLLPMLVTSIFSYQESSEAIYNKINTYSTQVVNQVSRNIMVELDRLEYDTIEIGFSDRVQDVLLNYNKMTEWEMHNAEYNINNTLVKKFSFLHDVSDVLIYTNDNKQILAYGDTGFKLKFKDEYLVEYLSEIRDRDGAPVWRGIDSRDEKHMVDRVVKDPYGIIVGRAIKSLYQGDIIGVIMIRTNESFFSKIYSNIDIGDGAEIFVMDSNGKVVSSRSPTIPINELYKSVGLVENIKVSEENLEDNTFNMTIDGSRQLIAYSPIKHAPWYLVSTIPYKYLNMESGRIGRKIIILGLVCFVLAALLSILFTDSISNPLRRLIRAMDEVKKGNLTVSIADNNRDEIAEVASNFDVMVKEIQNLLQDIKFKEKQKRDAEFKALQAQINPHFLSNILNTARVLANVQKADNLESLLTSLIELLHLSMDQEEDFITVRKEIDYLKNYINIQQYRLYNKFQVNFDIDEELLDKKLPKFLLQPVIENSIIHGIGPKKGSGIIEVKGIIYNNKMLFTITDDGVGMSKETIYQVLSGDDSHKGHFSGIGINNVQERIKLYFGDEYGIEIDSFEDYFTTVVITLPVST, encoded by the coding sequence ATGAGACTTGCGTTTTTTAAAAGGTTTTTAGAGCTTTTCTACAATAAAATTAGAGGTATAAAAATACACTATCGTTTGATAATTTTATTTTTGCTCCTATCACTCTTACCGATGTTAGTGACCAGTATATTCTCATATCAGGAATCAAGTGAGGCTATTTATAATAAGATAAATACCTATTCTACTCAGGTAGTAAATCAGGTCTCCAGAAATATTATGGTTGAATTAGATAGACTGGAGTATGATACTATTGAGATAGGTTTTTCAGATAGGGTGCAGGATGTTTTACTAAATTATAATAAGATGACTGAATGGGAGATGCATAATGCTGAATATAATATAAACAATACCCTGGTCAAGAAATTTTCTTTTTTGCATGATGTTTCCGATGTTTTAATTTATACCAATGATAATAAACAGATTTTGGCCTATGGTGATACCGGTTTTAAATTGAAGTTTAAAGATGAATATCTAGTAGAATATTTAAGTGAAATAAGGGATAGGGATGGTGCACCTGTCTGGCGGGGTATAGATAGTAGAGATGAAAAACATATGGTAGACAGGGTTGTTAAAGACCCTTATGGTATAATTGTAGGAAGGGCGATTAAAAGCCTTTATCAGGGTGATATAATTGGTGTTATCATGATTAGAACTAATGAAAGTTTCTTTTCTAAGATATATAGTAATATAGATATTGGTGATGGGGCAGAGATTTTTGTTATGGATTCAAATGGTAAGGTAGTCTCCAGTAGGAGTCCTACTATCCCGATTAATGAACTATATAAATCAGTAGGGCTTGTTGAGAATATTAAGGTAAGTGAAGAAAATCTTGAAGATAATACCTTTAATATGACAATAGATGGTAGTAGACAGTTAATAGCCTACTCTCCAATTAAACACGCCCCCTGGTATCTGGTAAGTACTATACCATATAAATACTTAAATATGGAATCAGGCAGAATCGGTAGGAAGATTATAATTTTAGGACTGGTCTGTTTTGTTCTGGCTGCACTATTATCTATTCTTTTTACAGATAGTATATCAAACCCTTTACGGCGATTAATAAGGGCTATGGATGAGGTCAAAAAAGGAAACTTAACAGTTAGTATTGCAGATAATAATAGGGACGAAATTGCAGAGGTGGCCAGTAATTTTGATGTTATGGTAAAAGAGATTCAAAATCTTCTGCAGGATATTAAGTTCAAAGAAAAGCAGAAAAGGGACGCTGAATTTAAGGCATTACAGGCTCAAATTAATCCACATTTTCTATCAAATATTTTAAATACAGCCCGGGTACTTGCTAATGTGCAGAAAGCAGATAATTTAGAGTCTTTATTAACTTCTTTGATAGAATTACTACACCTTAGTATGGATCAAGAAGAAGATTTTATCACAGTTCGTAAGGAAATAGACTACTTAAAAAACTATATTAATATCCAGCAGTATAGGCTTTATAACAAATTTCAAGTTAATTTTGATATTGATGAGGAACTGCTGGATAAAAAACTCCCTAAGTTTTTATTACAACCAGTAATTGAAAATTCGATAATACATGGTATAGGACCAAAGAAAGGTTCCGGGATAATTGAGGTTAAAGGGATAATATATAATAACAAAATGCTATTTACGATTACAGATGATGGTGTAGGTATGTCTAAAGAGACTATATATCAGGTATTAAGTGGAGATGACTCACATAAAGGGCATTTCTCTGGTATTGGTATTAATAATGTTCAAGAAAGGATAAAGCTGTACTTTGGAGATGAATATGGAATTGAAATTGATAGTTTTGAGGATTATTTTACTACTGTAGTGATTACTTTGCCAGTAAGCACTTAG
- a CDS encoding ketoacyl-ACP synthase III, whose translation MNNKFNAKITGIGAYLPNKKLTNHDLEKMVDTNDEWIVRRTGIKERRIAAESEFASDLAIKAVENLIESNNVKINDVDMVIVTTFTPDHLTPSVAALTQGYFNMESAGTMDLNSACTGFIYGLCVADSLIMAKHSKKVLVIAAEALSKVVDYTDRNTCILFGDAAVAVLVEGKEEKESFLASYFTSDGKLAHYATCSNLSQRVNGQKMDKEKLFQQEGRLLYEYVLKNIPVGISKLLEKSGLVLKDIDWFVPHSANLRMIEALCKRMNFPIEKTLISNEFYGNTSSASIPLAIWKALNEVEIKPGDKMLLYGFGGGLSHGGTIIEW comes from the coding sequence ATGAATAACAAATTCAATGCAAAGATAACTGGTATAGGTGCATACTTACCAAATAAAAAATTGACAAATCATGATCTTGAGAAAATGGTAGATACAAATGACGAATGGATAGTTAGGCGTACTGGTATCAAGGAAAGAAGAATTGCTGCAGAAAGTGAGTTTGCAAGTGATCTGGCCATAAAAGCTGTGGAGAATTTAATAGAGAGTAATAATGTTAAAATTAACGATGTTGATATGGTTATTGTAACTACTTTTACACCTGATCACTTAACTCCATCAGTAGCTGCATTGACTCAGGGTTATTTTAATATGGAATCAGCTGGGACTATGGATTTAAATTCAGCGTGTACAGGATTTATTTATGGATTATGTGTAGCTGATTCTCTAATAATGGCTAAACACAGTAAAAAAGTCTTAGTCATTGCTGCTGAAGCCCTCTCTAAAGTTGTAGATTATACAGACCGAAATACATGTATTCTTTTTGGTGATGCCGCAGTAGCTGTTCTGGTAGAAGGGAAAGAGGAAAAAGAGAGTTTTCTGGCATCATATTTTACATCAGATGGGAAGCTAGCTCACTATGCTACCTGTAGTAATCTGTCACAGAGGGTAAACGGTCAAAAAATGGATAAAGAAAAATTATTTCAGCAAGAAGGAAGACTTTTATATGAATATGTCCTTAAAAATATCCCAGTAGGAATTTCTAAACTCCTGGAAAAAAGTGGTCTGGTATTGAAAGATATTGACTGGTTTGTACCTCATAGTGCTAATTTGCGTATGATAGAAGCGCTCTGTAAACGAATGAACTTCCCCATTGAAAAAACCTTAATTAGCAATGAATTTTACGGTAATACCTCTTCAGCTTCAATTCCACTTGCTATCTGGAAGGCTTTAAATGAAGTTGAGATTAAGCCGGGAGATAAAATGCTGTTATATGGATTTGGTGGTGGGTTATCTCACGGGGGAACGATAATAGAATGGTAG
- a CDS encoding GH36-type glycosyl hydrolase domain-containing protein yields MYQEITARSELISAEEVLIKKFNNFITGNTDSVFLNTTHQQVIGVSNLPIKAPVVLKLLNDKKINQYINLLMKGKESSLLIVNNKQPVIYIREKEVSQINIPEKIRILIKSSLSNVCKWAGKINEGGEHIVDISTPAPGPHFNINLLLGNRMDYKYPLQTTPKSVVDSLGRGSFRSHAATQVLATRWDMRQEENGFPANRQFYLVEDSKKIFYSASPDDDNIKSAFCIHSQNNTIIKYKTKCGLEIERKIFILPQLEGMPIATEVQQIKIKNKTNRCRNIKLIYTGMFGSAAPHALFEDILYSNIIMQSKILKTDEGSIVTISPDYYPEYVKSDIRFNTMLVHDGNKTYFPKSYCADYNQFVGNGTLENPEGLLYLSNQSTRKGPGFFALGADIDLSAEGEGIVNNFTGLMSTKEEADLDSKVFNNKIDNLIDKFCKPEELDNVLEKQKDFYNRYRGFIELKTSEKHFNTYVNKNLPFQVLYQTFVSRSFAQTQKGYREIGFREIQDIFASMYYFIGMGKSTFVKQLIIEWCAKVFELGYAYHNFYWEGKEPGKWSDDALWLVQAVYRYVSLSGDIAILNQEVEIAGTEPVRKRSIYETMKSIIRYSSRISVGKHGMPLLDNADWNDCLKLDSDFLDGITKEKQYKEQLADSFEIGEKPFESKYTESVMNAFLLKVAVDNTCILASKKGDLEYEDQLRNISNELNKNVQQHAWKSNFFARVLFNRFEEEFEYLGAKGDGLSADPDIDGTYFLNSFTWSVLSDCADEDQIRTMLDVIDRYLKTPYGYKLITPIDLKKIAEDAAIGEYFPGDRENGGIFKHACMMATSAMIKAAKEIEDRDLAALLVKNAYWMIDLVLPYKTLKSPFKIAGNPRFCTQYNNSDTGENIGPVLSGTASWLTLSLFSSLGIDFTPTGIDINPIMRMDETHLAYNLKVEKAEYEITIAKPVGLYRLKDDEAEILVDGNKWVNNTIPLYQDNKVHKIKIVFK; encoded by the coding sequence ATGTATCAAGAAATAACGGCTCGCAGTGAACTAATATCTGCAGAAGAGGTTTTAATAAAGAAGTTTAACAATTTTATTACTGGGAATACTGATAGTGTTTTTTTAAATACAACTCACCAACAGGTTATAGGAGTTTCTAACCTACCTATCAAGGCACCAGTGGTTTTAAAACTTTTAAATGATAAAAAGATTAATCAATACATTAATTTGCTAATGAAAGGTAAAGAATCTTCACTCTTAATTGTTAATAATAAACAACCTGTTATTTATATAAGAGAAAAGGAAGTTAGTCAAATTAATATTCCGGAAAAGATAAGGATTTTAATAAAATCAAGTCTTTCCAATGTGTGTAAATGGGCAGGGAAAATAAATGAAGGTGGAGAACATATAGTTGATATAAGTACTCCGGCTCCAGGGCCTCACTTTAATATAAATTTATTACTTGGAAATAGGATGGATTATAAATATCCATTACAGACTACACCTAAAAGTGTTGTAGATAGCCTGGGCCGGGGAAGCTTTCGTTCTCATGCAGCTACTCAGGTGCTAGCAACGAGATGGGATATGCGTCAGGAAGAGAATGGTTTTCCAGCTAATCGACAGTTTTACTTAGTGGAAGACAGTAAAAAGATATTTTATTCAGCATCCCCAGATGATGATAATATAAAATCAGCCTTCTGCATACATTCACAAAACAATACTATTATAAAATATAAAACAAAATGTGGTTTAGAGATTGAAAGAAAAATATTTATATTACCTCAGCTGGAAGGTATGCCGATTGCTACAGAAGTACAGCAAATAAAGATAAAAAATAAAACTAATAGATGCAGAAATATTAAATTGATATATACAGGGATGTTTGGTTCGGCAGCACCTCATGCCTTGTTTGAGGATATATTATATAGTAATATAATTATGCAATCCAAAATATTAAAAACAGATGAAGGCTCAATAGTTACTATCAGTCCAGATTATTATCCTGAATATGTAAAAAGTGATATAAGATTTAATACAATGCTGGTACATGATGGAAATAAAACATATTTTCCAAAAAGTTATTGTGCAGATTATAATCAATTTGTTGGTAACGGTACATTAGAAAACCCAGAAGGCTTATTATATTTAAGTAACCAGTCCACTAGAAAGGGGCCAGGATTTTTTGCTTTAGGTGCAGATATAGATTTGTCTGCTGAAGGAGAGGGTATAGTAAACAATTTCACCGGGTTAATGTCCACTAAAGAAGAAGCTGATTTAGATAGTAAGGTCTTTAACAATAAAATTGATAATCTAATAGATAAGTTCTGTAAACCAGAAGAGCTCGATAATGTACTGGAAAAACAAAAAGATTTTTACAACAGGTATCGGGGATTTATTGAGTTAAAGACTTCAGAAAAACACTTTAACACCTATGTGAACAAAAACCTTCCTTTTCAGGTCTTGTATCAGACTTTTGTATCAAGGTCTTTTGCTCAAACCCAGAAAGGGTATCGTGAAATAGGATTCAGGGAAATACAGGATATATTTGCATCAATGTATTATTTTATCGGCATGGGTAAAAGTACTTTCGTAAAACAATTAATAATTGAATGGTGTGCTAAGGTATTTGAACTGGGCTATGCCTATCACAATTTTTATTGGGAGGGTAAAGAACCTGGTAAATGGTCAGATGATGCTTTGTGGTTGGTTCAGGCGGTTTACAGGTATGTTAGCCTGTCTGGAGATATAGCAATACTTAATCAGGAAGTGGAGATTGCCGGAACAGAACCAGTAAGGAAAAGGAGTATTTATGAAACCATGAAGAGTATTATAAGATATTCCTCCAGAATCTCGGTAGGTAAACATGGCATGCCTTTACTGGATAATGCTGACTGGAATGATTGTTTGAAGTTAGATAGTGATTTTTTAGATGGTATTACTAAGGAAAAACAATATAAAGAACAGTTAGCAGATAGTTTTGAGATAGGTGAAAAACCATTTGAAAGTAAATATACTGAGAGTGTCATGAATGCTTTTCTCTTAAAAGTTGCAGTAGATAACACCTGTATTCTTGCTTCAAAGAAGGGTGACCTGGAATATGAAGATCAGTTAAGGAATATTTCAAATGAATTAAATAAGAATGTTCAGCAACATGCATGGAAGAGCAATTTTTTTGCCAGGGTATTATTTAATAGATTTGAAGAAGAATTCGAATACCTTGGTGCAAAAGGTGATGGATTGTCTGCTGATCCTGATATTGATGGGACTTATTTTCTTAATTCATTCACCTGGTCAGTGCTTTCTGATTGTGCTGATGAAGATCAAATAAGGACCATGTTAGATGTTATAGATAGATATTTAAAAACACCCTATGGCTATAAGCTTATTACCCCTATTGATTTAAAAAAGATTGCAGAGGATGCAGCTATTGGAGAATACTTTCCAGGTGATCGTGAAAATGGTGGGATATTTAAACATGCTTGTATGATGGCAACATCAGCTATGATTAAAGCTGCAAAAGAAATTGAAGACAGGGATTTAGCTGCACTGCTTGTTAAAAATGCATATTGGATGATAGATTTAGTGCTTCCTTATAAAACGTTGAAAAGTCCTTTTAAAATTGCAGGCAACCCTCGTTTTTGTACACAATATAATAATAGTGATACTGGTGAAAATATAGGGCCAGTTTTGAGCGGTACAGCAAGTTGGCTGACTTTATCACTTTTTTCCTCATTAGGAATAGATTTTACCCCGACTGGAATAGATATTAATCCGATAATGAGAATGGATGAAACTCATTTAGCGTATAATCTTAAAGTGGAAAAGGCGGAATATGAAATAACTATAGCAAAACCTGTCGGCTTATATAGGTTGAAAGATGATGAAGCGGAAATCTTAGTTGATGGTAATAAGTGGGTTAATAACACTATACCATTATATCAAGATAATAAAGTTCATAAGATAAAGATAGTGTTCAAATAA
- a CDS encoding GH1 family beta-glucosidase yields the protein MTEFIFPEDFAWGAATASYQIEGAYQEDGKGESIWDRFTHSRGNIVNNDTGDVACDHYHRYREDVVLMKELGLNSYRFSIAWPRILPDGKGRVEQKGLDFYKRLLDALLEVEIKPLVTLYHWDLPQKLQEKGGWENRDTVKYFNEYVQLMYRELGDFVPRWVPHNEPFVVAFSGNFLAEHAPGYQDLGKAIQVAHNLLLSHGMAVKGFRESGLNGEIGITLDLNHVYAASDSESDRLARNYCDAFNNRWFLDPIFKGKYPEILMNLYQEELNKIEIEDKDMDIISQEIDFLGINYYSRAVVSYDEDSFFKYKQLAPQKSEYTAMDWEIYPEGLYDLLKRLNRDYTSKPLYITENGAAFDDQLTEDGKVYDKNRIKYLEKHIKAAHKAIRDGVPLKGYYLWSLMDNFEWAYGYSKRFGIIYIDYENKQRRILKDSARWYQELIAQNGLKDL from the coding sequence ATGACAGAATTCATTTTTCCAGAGGATTTTGCATGGGGGGCTGCAACTGCTTCTTATCAGATTGAAGGGGCTTATCAGGAAGACGGCAAGGGGGAATCTATCTGGGATAGGTTTACCCATAGTAGAGGGAATATAGTAAATAATGATACAGGTGATGTAGCCTGTGACCATTATCACCGCTATCGGGAAGATGTAGTACTTATGAAGGAACTGGGGCTTAACAGCTACCGTTTTTCTATTGCCTGGCCGCGTATCTTACCAGATGGGAAAGGAAGGGTTGAGCAAAAGGGTCTCGATTTTTATAAACGCCTGTTAGATGCTTTGCTGGAGGTAGAAATAAAACCACTTGTAACCCTTTACCACTGGGACTTACCGCAAAAATTACAGGAAAAAGGTGGCTGGGAAAACAGGGATACAGTCAAATATTTTAATGAATATGTTCAGTTAATGTACAGGGAACTGGGGGATTTTGTTCCCCGCTGGGTTCCCCATAATGAACCCTTTGTAGTAGCTTTTTCAGGAAATTTCCTTGCTGAACATGCACCGGGTTATCAGGACCTGGGTAAGGCAATACAAGTTGCCCATAATCTCCTGCTTTCACATGGTATGGCTGTTAAGGGTTTTAGAGAGAGCGGACTTAATGGGGAGATAGGTATTACCCTGGATTTAAATCATGTTTATGCAGCCTCAGATAGTGAGAGTGATAGATTGGCCCGGAATTATTGTGATGCTTTTAATAACCGCTGGTTTTTGGATCCAATTTTTAAAGGGAAGTACCCTGAGATTTTAATGAATCTCTACCAGGAAGAATTAAATAAAATTGAGATTGAAGATAAAGACATGGATATTATTAGTCAGGAGATAGATTTTCTTGGTATCAATTACTATTCAAGGGCAGTGGTTAGCTATGATGAAGACAGTTTTTTTAAGTATAAACAACTTGCCCCACAGAAATCAGAGTATACTGCCATGGACTGGGAAATTTACCCTGAGGGCTTATATGACCTCTTAAAAAGATTAAATAGGGATTACACCTCAAAACCACTCTATATTACAGAAAATGGTGCTGCTTTTGATGATCAACTTACCGAAGACGGTAAAGTATATGATAAAAATCGTATTAAATATTTAGAAAAACATATCAAGGCTGCCCATAAAGCAATTAGAGATGGAGTGCCTTTAAAGGGTTATTATCTCTGGTCATTAATGGATAATTTTGAATGGGCCTATGGTTATAGCAAACGTTTTGGAATAATATATATAGATTATGAAAATAAGCAGCGGAGAATCTTAAAAGATAGTGCTAGATGGTATCAAGAACTTATTGCTCAAAATGGGTTGAAAGACTTGTAG